A window from Lactiplantibacillus pentosus encodes these proteins:
- a CDS encoding ABC transporter ATP-binding protein, whose amino-acid sequence MTNSKTPLLALKNIVTKVNAGTPNEVAILRGLNLDVYDGDFITVLGSNGAGKSTLFNTISGELPVDSGTIHLRDQDITHMSVEKRTAFLARVFQDPKMGTAPRMTVAENLLLASQRGKRRTLKLRQLKKHLPHFQKLTETMDGNGLSERLNTATENLSGGQRQALSFLMATEQRPDLLLLDEHTAALDPKTSEQLMTQTNQRVTEEKLTCLMITHHLDDALKYGNRLIVLDQGQIKYDVRGTEKAQLTKEKLLSFFDIIE is encoded by the coding sequence ATGACGAACAGTAAAACCCCATTACTCGCACTTAAAAATATCGTCACGAAAGTCAATGCTGGCACGCCCAACGAGGTCGCCATCTTGCGGGGCCTCAACTTAGACGTGTACGACGGCGATTTCATTACCGTCCTCGGGTCCAACGGTGCGGGTAAATCAACCCTCTTTAATACCATCAGTGGCGAATTACCCGTTGACAGTGGCACGATTCATTTACGTGATCAAGACATCACCCATATGTCAGTCGAAAAACGCACTGCCTTTCTTGCGCGGGTCTTCCAAGATCCAAAGATGGGAACGGCCCCACGGATGACCGTCGCCGAAAATCTCTTGCTCGCCAGCCAACGCGGTAAACGGCGAACATTGAAACTACGTCAGCTCAAAAAGCACCTGCCCCACTTTCAGAAACTGACTGAAACGATGGATGGCAATGGGCTGTCTGAACGGCTCAATACTGCGACTGAAAATCTATCCGGTGGTCAACGCCAAGCGCTCAGCTTCTTAATGGCGACCGAACAACGACCGGACCTCTTGTTACTAGATGAACACACGGCCGCGTTAGACCCGAAGACCAGCGAACAATTAATGACCCAGACCAATCAACGAGTCACTGAGGAAAAGTTAACTTGTCTGATGATTACTCATCACTTAGACGACGCCCTCAAATACGGCAACCGGCTAATTGTCCTCGATCAAGGCCAGATCAAATACGATGTTCGCGGGACTGAAAAAGCACAGCTAACTAAGGAAAAATTGCTCAGCTTCTTTGATATCATTGAATAA
- the trpX gene encoding tryptophan ABC transporter substrate-binding protein, with product MIAFISALIVFLGVAFVMTGKSTTSTASSKTTSSNKVPTVGILQLQTHPALDAIHRGVVAGLKEYGYVDGKTVKIDYQNAQGDQSNLKTMSQKFMNENAALTVGIATPAAQALASAANKQTPVMLAGITDPSGSGLIKSDQHPGANITGTSGESPLKSHLDLLRKLVPNAKTIGIIYTTSDHGGEYNAKKFARICKQEGVKYKLYTISNTNDMQQVAETMAANVDAVYAPQDNGVASAMKTLVSVTNKAKIPVIPAVDTMVKAGGLATLSVDQYQLGKLTGEMAAKVLKGKSTSNYPIKVITKGKMTINLSEAKKLGIKFPASVLKEAKTKGVIYK from the coding sequence ATGATTGCATTTATTAGCGCCCTGATCGTCTTTCTAGGGGTCGCCTTCGTCATGACTGGCAAGTCGACGACGTCCACGGCGAGTTCGAAGACGACTAGTAGCAACAAAGTCCCGACCGTCGGCATCTTACAACTCCAGACGCATCCAGCCCTTGACGCGATTCACCGCGGGGTCGTCGCTGGTCTCAAGGAATACGGTTACGTCGATGGCAAGACGGTCAAAATCGATTATCAAAATGCCCAGGGTGACCAAAGCAATTTGAAGACGATGAGTCAGAAATTCATGAATGAAAATGCCGCTCTGACTGTCGGTATCGCGACACCCGCTGCACAAGCCTTGGCCTCAGCCGCCAACAAGCAGACGCCCGTCATGTTGGCCGGTATCACTGACCCATCCGGGAGTGGCTTGATCAAGAGTGACCAGCATCCTGGCGCCAACATTACCGGGACTTCTGGTGAATCACCACTGAAGTCGCATTTAGATTTATTACGCAAACTGGTGCCAAATGCCAAAACGATTGGGATCATTTATACGACTTCCGACCACGGTGGCGAATACAACGCCAAGAAGTTTGCCCGCATCTGTAAACAAGAAGGCGTGAAATACAAGTTGTACACGATTTCCAACACCAACGATATGCAACAAGTGGCTGAAACGATGGCTGCCAATGTCGATGCCGTTTATGCCCCACAAGATAACGGGGTCGCCAGTGCGATGAAGACCTTAGTTTCTGTCACCAATAAAGCTAAAATTCCTGTAATTCCAGCTGTGGATACGATGGTCAAAGCTGGCGGGCTCGCCACCCTCTCCGTCGACCAATACCAATTAGGTAAATTGACTGGTGAGATGGCTGCCAAAGTCTTGAAAGGCAAGTCAACCAGCAACTATCCAATCAAAGTCATTACTAAAGGTAAAATGACGATCAATTTGAGTGAAGCTAAGAAGTTAGGCATCAAGTTCCCAGCTAGCGTGCTGAAGGAAGCTAAGACGAAAGGGGTTATTTACAAATGA
- a CDS encoding homoserine O-acetyltransferase/O-succinyltransferase family protein, whose amino-acid sequence MTVTVTNGLLKARGAWAETAPTTEGQRLLILNLMPTKLSTERQFLQRLAAGDTDVEVTFMYPTSHRFKSLPRQVVAEHYVTLADVADQYFDGLIITGAPVETIDFEAVDYWQEFLTITDWAQTHVGQTLYECWAAQAGLYAQFGIQKQRVGHKVFGIYAATATDVQSPLISGLSAGGLLKMPQSRHTELVLPASSPAGLQVVAENSEVGPLILTAPEQHAVYVTGHPEYEQQTLADEYFRDQRKHLPIQLPEHYFTDSQLTTVDYSWRTASNRFYQNWLATLSLTKVGY is encoded by the coding sequence ATGACAGTCACAGTCACGAATGGATTATTGAAGGCCCGCGGTGCTTGGGCAGAAACGGCACCCACAACTGAAGGGCAGCGGTTATTGATTTTGAATTTGATGCCGACAAAGTTATCGACTGAGCGGCAGTTCTTGCAACGACTCGCAGCGGGCGATACCGATGTCGAAGTGACGTTCATGTATCCCACCAGTCACCGTTTCAAGAGTTTGCCACGGCAGGTCGTTGCCGAACACTATGTCACTTTGGCGGATGTCGCTGATCAGTATTTTGACGGCTTGATTATTACGGGCGCGCCGGTCGAAACGATTGACTTTGAAGCGGTCGATTATTGGCAAGAATTTCTGACGATTACCGATTGGGCCCAGACCCACGTTGGTCAGACCTTGTATGAATGCTGGGCCGCACAAGCCGGGCTCTACGCACAGTTTGGTATCCAGAAGCAACGGGTGGGTCACAAGGTGTTCGGAATTTATGCCGCCACCGCGACGGATGTGCAGTCGCCATTGATTAGTGGCTTGAGTGCGGGAGGCTTACTGAAAATGCCACAATCCCGCCACACTGAATTGGTGTTGCCCGCCAGTTCTCCGGCCGGACTACAAGTGGTCGCTGAGAATAGCGAAGTAGGACCACTGATTTTGACAGCACCGGAACAACACGCGGTCTACGTCACCGGCCATCCGGAATACGAACAGCAGACGTTGGCTGACGAATATTTCCGCGACCAGCGTAAGCACTTGCCAATTCAGTTACCTGAACATTATTTTACCGATTCACAGCTGACCACGGTCGATTACAGTTGGCGAACTGCCAGCAATCGCTTTTATCAAAATTGGTTGGCAACTCTGAGTTTAACGAAAGTAGGTTATTAA
- a CDS encoding FAD-dependent oxidoreductase: MKVIVVGSSHGGYETVRGILAAQPDTEIQWYEKGDFLSFLSCGMQLYLEGAVKDVNSVSYATPEGMQAQGVHVFVNSEISKVDPASHSVHVIDHATGDERDESYDKLVLSVGAVPFDLPVPGHDLENIYAMRGRDWAIKLKAKTVDPSVKNVVVIGSGYIGIEAAEVFAKAGMHVTVIDLLPRLLSLYLDQEFTDVLTKTMADHGIYAAVGQGIKAYEGVDGHVTKVITDQGEYPADLVVTAAGIRPATGFLKDVVDLDDHGLIKINDHLQTSDKDIYAVGDATLVPFAPTGKDNRIALATNARRQGRIAAKNLLGEDVPMPAVSGSSALSVFDYHFASTGVKEGTADKLGVKSASVLVTDTIRPKFVSEAAGNTKVWFKLTFDPSDGRVLGAQIMSKYDVTANINAISVAVQAKLTVDDLAYTDFFFQPGFDRPWNIINVAAQKAAATLK; encoded by the coding sequence ATGAAAGTTATTGTCGTTGGTTCTTCTCATGGTGGTTATGAAACGGTTCGCGGTATTTTAGCCGCTCAACCAGATACAGAAATTCAATGGTACGAAAAAGGTGACTTCTTGTCATTCCTCTCATGTGGGATGCAGTTATACCTTGAAGGTGCCGTCAAAGACGTCAACTCCGTCAGCTATGCCACCCCTGAAGGCATGCAGGCACAAGGTGTTCACGTCTTCGTTAATAGTGAAATCAGCAAGGTCGACCCTGCCAGCCACAGTGTGCACGTCATCGACCATGCTACTGGTGACGAACGTGATGAATCTTACGACAAACTGGTTCTCAGTGTCGGGGCAGTTCCATTCGACTTACCCGTCCCTGGTCATGACTTAGAAAACATCTATGCCATGCGTGGTCGCGACTGGGCCATCAAGTTAAAGGCTAAGACGGTCGACCCAAGTGTCAAGAACGTGGTCGTGATTGGTTCCGGTTACATTGGGATTGAAGCTGCCGAAGTCTTTGCCAAGGCTGGGATGCATGTCACGGTCATTGATTTATTACCACGGCTACTCAGTTTATACCTTGATCAAGAATTCACGGATGTCTTAACGAAGACGATGGCGGACCATGGCATTTACGCTGCGGTTGGCCAAGGTATTAAAGCCTACGAAGGCGTCGACGGTCATGTGACAAAAGTCATTACCGACCAAGGCGAATATCCAGCTGACTTAGTCGTCACCGCTGCCGGCATTCGGCCTGCAACTGGCTTCTTGAAGGACGTTGTCGATCTTGATGACCATGGTCTGATTAAAATCAACGACCATCTCCAAACTAGCGACAAAGACATCTATGCCGTTGGGGATGCAACCTTGGTCCCATTTGCCCCAACTGGTAAGGACAATCGAATCGCCTTAGCCACGAATGCACGTCGCCAAGGTCGGATTGCCGCTAAGAATTTACTTGGCGAAGACGTTCCAATGCCTGCCGTTTCAGGTTCATCTGCCCTTTCAGTCTTTGACTACCACTTTGCTTCAACCGGTGTCAAAGAAGGCACTGCCGATAAATTAGGTGTCAAGAGTGCTTCCGTACTCGTCACTGACACGATTCGGCCAAAGTTTGTTTCTGAAGCCGCTGGTAACACCAAGGTTTGGTTCAAGCTGACCTTTGACCCTTCCGATGGTCGAGTATTAGGTGCCCAAATCATGTCGAAATATGACGTTACCGCCAACATCAACGCCATTTCCGTTGCCGTTCAGGCCAAATTAACCGTTGATGACTTAGCTTACACCGACTTCTTCTTCCAACCTGGTTTCGACCGGCCTTGGAACATCATTAACGTCGCCGCTCAAAAAGCCGCTGCAACGTTGAAATAA
- a CDS encoding ABC transporter permease, with protein MSMIVSSIGQGLLWATLGVALFLTFRILDFPDMTVEGTFPLGAATAVMAISHGMGPIAASGLAFVAGAITGLVTGLLYTKGKVPILLAGILVMTACLSINLRIMGGSSNVSLLGKTTIFSNHFLESLPKYFDSVFVGLLVIVLITVVLIVFLQTNLGQAFIVTGDNREMARSIGINTDNMTIMGLMVSNGIIGLGGALIAQNNGYADVSMGIGIIVIALASIIIGEVVFGELTLNQRLVAVTLGSILYQFVRLLVLQLEFNTNDMNLLSALILAICLMLPQFSKALHLNHVLKKGVARYDEQ; from the coding sequence ATGAGTATGATCGTATCTAGTATCGGCCAGGGCCTCTTATGGGCAACCCTAGGCGTCGCGTTATTTCTGACATTCCGTATCCTCGATTTCCCAGATATGACGGTTGAAGGCACCTTTCCACTAGGCGCTGCCACCGCTGTCATGGCCATCAGCCACGGGATGGGACCAATCGCCGCATCTGGTCTGGCCTTTGTCGCTGGGGCCATTACGGGGCTCGTCACTGGCCTGCTCTACACGAAAGGTAAAGTGCCGATTCTGTTGGCCGGAATTCTGGTCATGACCGCTTGTTTATCCATTAACCTACGCATCATGGGTGGTAGTTCCAACGTCTCCCTACTCGGCAAGACGACGATTTTTTCCAACCATTTTCTCGAATCACTACCGAAATACTTCGACAGTGTCTTCGTCGGCCTGCTTGTCATCGTTTTGATTACCGTCGTTCTAATCGTCTTTCTGCAGACCAATCTCGGTCAAGCCTTTATCGTTACTGGTGACAACCGTGAAATGGCCCGTTCGATTGGCATCAACACCGACAATATGACGATCATGGGCCTAATGGTTTCAAACGGTATCATCGGCCTGGGTGGCGCGTTGATCGCCCAAAACAACGGCTATGCCGATGTCAGCATGGGGATTGGGATTATCGTTATCGCATTAGCTTCGATTATTATTGGTGAAGTGGTCTTTGGTGAATTGACCCTGAATCAACGGTTAGTTGCCGTGACCCTCGGGAGTATTTTGTATCAGTTCGTCCGTCTATTAGTGCTTCAACTCGAATTCAACACCAACGATATGAACCTATTATCCGCCTTGATTTTAGCTATTTGCTTGATGTTACCGCAATTCAGCAAGGCCCTACATCTCAACCACGTTTTGAAGAAAGGAGTGGCACGTTATGACGAACAGTAA